A section of the Streptomyces sp. Je 1-369 genome encodes:
- a CDS encoding extracellular solute-binding protein, whose translation MRRGIAATGLIAALAMTAAACGGDDGGSGGSKDGKLSGTVTFWDTSNDAEKGAYEKIAKGFEKLHPDVEVNYVNVPFGEANAKFKNAAGGNSGAPDVMRTEVAWTQDFASLGYLAPLDDTVALDQADDFLPQAAASTKFKGKTYAAPQTIDTLALFYNKKMLKAAGVDVPKSFDDVKSAAKKIKSKSGRTGLYLRGDDPYYYLPYLYGEGGDLLDTKNKKVTVDDPEGAEAFSVMKDLVDSKAAVTDASDGYNNQLNAFKDGDVAMALDGPWSIEGALKGKEFKADKGNLGVAPAPAGSKRQGAPQGGWNLAAYAGSGNLDASYEFIKYMSSAKVQQQTTEQLSLLPTRTSVYDVKSVKDNRMVQFFKPAVAKSVQRPWIPEANALFEPIRLQLEKVLSGKSSPEKGAQGIGDAYRKLLKNYK comes from the coding sequence ATGCGGCGTGGCATTGCGGCCACCGGGCTGATCGCGGCCCTGGCCATGACAGCGGCAGCGTGCGGGGGCGACGACGGAGGCAGCGGCGGGAGCAAGGACGGGAAGCTCTCCGGCACCGTCACCTTCTGGGACACCTCGAACGACGCCGAGAAGGGCGCGTACGAAAAGATCGCCAAGGGCTTCGAGAAGCTGCACCCGGACGTCGAGGTCAACTATGTGAACGTCCCGTTCGGCGAGGCCAACGCCAAGTTCAAGAACGCCGCGGGCGGCAACTCCGGCGCCCCCGACGTGATGCGCACCGAGGTCGCCTGGACCCAGGACTTCGCCTCGCTCGGCTACCTCGCCCCGCTCGACGACACCGTCGCGCTCGACCAGGCGGACGACTTCCTCCCGCAGGCCGCGGCGAGCACGAAGTTCAAGGGCAAGACGTACGCCGCCCCGCAGACCATCGATACCCTGGCGCTCTTCTACAACAAGAAGATGCTCAAGGCCGCCGGCGTCGACGTGCCCAAGTCCTTCGACGACGTGAAGTCCGCCGCGAAGAAGATCAAGTCCAAGTCCGGCAGGACCGGCCTGTACCTGCGCGGCGACGACCCGTACTACTACCTCCCGTACCTCTACGGAGAGGGCGGCGACCTCCTCGACACCAAGAACAAGAAGGTCACGGTCGACGACCCCGAGGGCGCCGAGGCCTTCTCGGTGATGAAGGACCTCGTCGACTCCAAGGCGGCCGTCACCGACGCGAGCGACGGCTACAACAATCAGCTCAACGCCTTCAAGGACGGCGACGTCGCCATGGCGCTCGACGGCCCGTGGTCCATCGAAGGCGCACTGAAGGGCAAGGAGTTCAAGGCCGACAAGGGCAACCTCGGGGTCGCCCCGGCCCCGGCCGGCAGCAAGCGCCAGGGCGCCCCGCAGGGCGGCTGGAACCTCGCCGCCTACGCGGGCTCCGGCAACCTCGACGCGTCCTACGAGTTCATCAAGTACATGAGCTCCGCCAAGGTGCAGCAGCAGACCACCGAGCAGCTCAGCCTGCTGCCGACCCGCACCTCCGTCTACGACGTGAAGTCCGTCAAGGACAACCGGATGGTGCAGTTCTTCAAGCCCGCCGTCGCCAAGTCCGTGCAGCGGCCGTGGATCCCGGAGGCCAACGCGCTCTTCGAGCCGATCCGCCTGCAGCTGGAGAAGGTGCTCAGCGGCAAGTCCTCCCCCGAGAAGGGCGCCCAGGGCATCGGTGACGCCTACCGCAAGCTCCTCAAGAACTACAAGTAG
- a CDS encoding LacI family DNA-binding transcriptional regulator, whose translation MTARLVDIAAHAGVSEATVSRVLNGKPGVAVGTREAVLAALDVLGYERPVRLRRRSAGLIGLITPELDNPIFPAFAQVIAQALTRQGYTPVLATQTPGGSTEDELTEMLVDRGVSGIIFVSGLHADTTADMERYEVLRAQGVPYVLVNGFSPDVAAPFVSTDDRAAVRLAVTHLTSLGHTRIGLAVGPKRFVPVVRKIEGFRLGLLERLGLDDEASEELIQHSLYTLEGGQAAATTLINRGCTAVVCASDMMALGAIRAARDLGLSVPRDISVVGFDDSPLIAFTDPPLTTIRQPVQAMGQAAVRALLEEIGGTPAPHGEFVFMPELVVRGSTGSGRKA comes from the coding sequence ATGACCGCACGGCTTGTCGACATCGCAGCCCACGCGGGGGTCAGTGAAGCCACCGTGAGCCGCGTACTCAACGGCAAGCCCGGGGTGGCCGTCGGCACCCGCGAGGCGGTGCTCGCCGCCCTCGACGTACTCGGGTACGAACGCCCGGTACGGCTGCGCCGGCGCAGCGCGGGGCTCATCGGCCTCATCACGCCGGAGCTGGACAACCCGATCTTCCCCGCGTTCGCGCAGGTCATCGCGCAGGCCCTGACCCGCCAGGGGTACACGCCGGTCCTCGCGACGCAGACGCCGGGCGGCTCCACCGAGGACGAGCTCACCGAGATGCTCGTGGACCGCGGCGTCAGCGGCATCATCTTCGTCTCGGGCCTGCACGCCGACACCACCGCCGACATGGAGCGGTACGAGGTGCTGCGCGCCCAGGGCGTCCCCTATGTCCTCGTCAACGGCTTCTCGCCGGACGTGGCGGCCCCCTTCGTCTCCACCGACGACCGCGCCGCCGTGCGCCTGGCCGTCACACACCTGACCTCGCTCGGCCACACCCGTATCGGTCTCGCGGTCGGCCCCAAGCGGTTCGTGCCCGTCGTGCGCAAGATCGAGGGCTTCCGGCTCGGGCTGCTTGAGCGCCTCGGCCTGGACGACGAGGCGTCGGAGGAGCTGATCCAGCACTCCCTCTACACCCTCGAGGGCGGCCAGGCCGCGGCCACCACTCTCATCAACCGGGGCTGCACCGCCGTCGTGTGCGCCAGCGACATGATGGCGCTCGGCGCCATCCGTGCCGCCCGCGACCTGGGCCTGAGCGTGCCGCGGGACATCTCGGTCGTCGGCTTCGACGACTCGCCGCTCATCGCGTTCACCGACCCGCCGCTGACCACGATCCGCCAGCCCGTACAGGCCATGGGCCAGGCGGCGGTCCGCGCGCTGCTCGAGGAGATCGGCGGGACACCGGCGCCGCACGGCGAGTTCGTCTTCATGCCGGAGTTGGTGGTACGTGGCTCCACGGGGTCGGGACGCAAGGCGTAG
- a CDS encoding carbohydrate ABC transporter permease: MAVETGQPVVKAADVKGIRGRGPRPGKNPGRLRRAFATHWYAWAMVAPVVTVIGVIVGYPLVRGMYLSTTNANEANVERHIGVNDIPATYESVGLDNYQAILSDGVFWDRLSWTVMWTVSCVALSFALGLGLATMLNRKLAGRTFYRMALILPWAVPAFVSVFTWRLLFNEKKGLLNKILAGGGIDAIPWLNDPTWAKISVITVNVWLGVPFMLVAMLGGLQSIPGELYEAAEMDGANAWQRFRHITLPGLRTVASTVILISGIWTFNMFPVIFLLTRGGPGDATEILVTYAYRLSFVVSPRDFAGSAAWGVLILALLSIIAVAYRRALRKQGEVW; encoded by the coding sequence ATGGCTGTCGAGACCGGCCAGCCGGTGGTGAAGGCCGCGGATGTCAAGGGCATCCGCGGCCGCGGCCCCCGGCCCGGCAAGAACCCAGGGCGGCTGCGCCGGGCGTTCGCCACTCACTGGTACGCGTGGGCCATGGTCGCCCCCGTGGTGACCGTGATCGGCGTGATCGTCGGCTACCCGCTGGTGCGCGGCATGTACTTGTCGACGACCAACGCCAACGAGGCGAACGTCGAGCGGCACATCGGTGTCAACGACATCCCCGCCACGTACGAGTCCGTCGGGCTCGACAACTACCAGGCGATCCTCTCCGACGGCGTCTTCTGGGACCGCCTCAGCTGGACCGTCATGTGGACCGTCTCCTGCGTCGCGCTGTCCTTCGCACTCGGTCTCGGGCTCGCCACGATGCTCAACCGCAAGCTGGCGGGACGCACCTTCTACCGGATGGCGCTGATCCTGCCGTGGGCGGTCCCGGCCTTCGTCTCCGTCTTCACCTGGCGCCTGCTCTTCAACGAGAAGAAGGGCCTCCTCAACAAGATCCTCGCGGGCGGCGGCATCGACGCCATCCCGTGGCTCAACGACCCGACCTGGGCGAAGATCTCCGTGATCACCGTCAACGTCTGGCTCGGCGTGCCGTTCATGCTCGTCGCCATGCTCGGCGGCCTGCAGTCCATCCCGGGTGAGCTGTACGAGGCGGCCGAGATGGACGGCGCCAACGCCTGGCAGCGCTTCCGCCACATCACCCTGCCGGGGCTGCGGACCGTCGCCAGCACGGTGATCCTCATCAGCGGCATCTGGACCTTCAACATGTTCCCGGTGATCTTCCTGCTCACCAGGGGAGGACCAGGAGACGCCACCGAGATCCTGGTGACGTACGCCTACCGGCTCTCGTTCGTCGTCAGCCCACGCGACTTCGCGGGCTCCGCCGCCTGGGGCGTTCTCATCCTCGCCCTCCTCTCGATCATCGCGGTGGCCTACCGCCGCGCGCTCCGCAAGCAAGGAGAGGTGTGGTGA
- a CDS encoding glucose-1-phosphate thymidylyltransferase, whose protein sequence is MKALVLAGGTGSRLRPFTDTGAKQLLPIANKPVLFYGLEAIAAAGIREVGIVVGRRGGEVRAAVGDGSAFGLRVSYLHQERPLGLAHAVLIARGFLGDDDFLLYLGDNYLQDGLTGFVGRATAHPGAARLLLTPVADPTAFGVAELDARGDVMGLEEKPDRPRSDLALIGVYAFGKDIHEAVRAIRPSVRGELEITDAVQWMLDRGLRVRAETTTRPWRDTGSVDDLLEVNRQVLDSIEGRVDGKVDPESTVLGRVRLAEGAVVRCSRIVGPAVIGAGTVISNSSIGPYTAIAEDCRIEDSAIAHSVLLRGADVEGASRIESSLIGRGAVVAPAPRLPQAHRLVIGDHSKVQLTS, encoded by the coding sequence TTGAAAGCCCTGGTGCTGGCCGGCGGAACGGGCAGCAGGCTGCGCCCCTTCACCGACACAGGTGCCAAGCAACTGCTGCCCATCGCCAACAAACCCGTGCTCTTCTACGGGCTCGAAGCCATCGCCGCCGCCGGCATCCGTGAGGTGGGGATCGTCGTCGGCCGACGCGGCGGCGAGGTCCGCGCAGCCGTCGGCGACGGCAGCGCCTTCGGCCTGCGCGTCAGCTACCTCCACCAGGAGCGGCCGCTCGGCCTCGCCCACGCGGTGCTCATCGCGCGGGGGTTCCTCGGCGACGACGACTTCCTGCTGTACCTCGGCGACAACTACCTTCAGGACGGCCTCACCGGCTTCGTCGGGCGGGCCACGGCCCACCCGGGCGCCGCCCGCCTCCTCCTCACCCCGGTCGCCGATCCGACGGCGTTCGGCGTCGCCGAACTCGACGCCCGCGGCGACGTGATGGGTCTGGAGGAGAAACCCGACCGGCCGCGCAGCGACCTCGCCCTGATCGGCGTGTACGCCTTCGGCAAGGACATCCACGAAGCGGTACGGGCGATCAGGCCCTCCGTGCGCGGCGAGCTGGAGATCACCGACGCCGTGCAGTGGATGCTCGACCGGGGGCTGCGGGTGCGCGCCGAGACCACCACCCGGCCCTGGCGCGACACCGGCAGCGTCGACGACCTCCTGGAGGTCAACCGCCAGGTCCTCGACAGCATCGAGGGCCGCGTCGACGGCAAGGTCGACCCGGAGAGCACCGTCCTGGGCCGGGTACGCCTCGCCGAGGGTGCCGTGGTGCGCTGCTCGCGCATCGTCGGCCCCGCGGTGATCGGCGCGGGCACCGTCATCAGCAACTCCAGCATCGGCCCGTACACCGCCATCGCCGAGGACTGCCGGATCGAGGACAGCGCCATCGCCCACTCCGTGCTGCTGCGCGGCGCGGACGTGGAGGGCGCTTCCCGCATCGAGTCCTCGCTGATCGGGCGCGGCGCCGTCGTGGCCCCCGCTCCGCGGCTGCCCCAGGCCCACCGACTCGTCATCGGCGACCACAGCAAGGTGCAATTGACCTCATGA
- the rfbB gene encoding dTDP-glucose 4,6-dehydratase has protein sequence MNHADPTGRRGRRILVTGGAGFIGSAYVRSLLGPAGPPGIEVTVLDKLTYAGSIGRLDEVRSHPGFTFVRGDVCDARLVGELAADHAQVVHFAAESHVDRSITDGSAFTRTNVLGTQTLLDAALHHGVATFVHVSTDEVYGSIARGAATEEDPLRPNSPYAASKAAADLIALAQHRTHGLDVRVTRCSNNFGPHQHPEKLIPRFLTALLNGENVPVYGDGLQVRDWLHLDDHVRGLELVRTRGRAGEIYNIGGGTSLTNLALTERLLALCGADAGRITHVTDRKGHDRRYAVDHTKISTELGYLPGTDFDAALAETARWYRHNRSWWQPYVAAA, from the coding sequence ATGAACCACGCCGACCCCACGGGCCGCCGCGGCCGCCGCATCCTCGTCACCGGCGGCGCCGGCTTCATCGGCTCCGCGTACGTCCGGTCACTCCTCGGCCCCGCGGGCCCGCCGGGCATCGAGGTGACCGTGCTCGACAAGCTCACCTACGCGGGCAGCATCGGCCGCCTCGACGAGGTGCGCTCCCACCCCGGGTTCACCTTCGTGCGCGGCGACGTCTGCGACGCCCGGCTGGTCGGCGAACTGGCCGCGGACCACGCCCAGGTGGTGCACTTCGCCGCGGAGTCGCACGTCGACCGCTCGATCACGGACGGCTCCGCGTTCACCCGCACCAACGTGCTCGGCACCCAGACCCTGCTCGACGCCGCGCTCCACCACGGCGTCGCGACCTTCGTCCACGTCTCCACCGACGAGGTGTACGGATCGATCGCGCGGGGTGCGGCCACCGAGGAGGATCCACTGCGGCCCAACTCCCCGTACGCGGCGTCGAAGGCCGCCGCCGACCTCATCGCCCTGGCCCAGCACCGCACCCACGGCCTGGACGTCCGCGTCACCCGCTGCTCCAACAACTTCGGCCCGCACCAGCACCCGGAGAAGCTCATTCCGCGCTTCCTGACGGCCCTCCTGAACGGGGAGAACGTGCCGGTGTACGGCGACGGGCTGCAGGTGAGGGACTGGCTGCACCTGGACGACCACGTCCGCGGACTCGAACTGGTCCGCACCCGGGGGCGGGCGGGGGAGATCTACAACATCGGCGGCGGCACCTCCCTGACCAACCTGGCGCTGACGGAGCGGCTGCTCGCCCTGTGCGGCGCCGACGCCGGGCGCATCACGCACGTCACGGACCGCAAGGGACACGACCGCAGGTACGCCGTGGACCACACGAAGATCAGCACCGAGCTCGGCTACCTGCCCGGCACCGACTTCGACGCGGCGCTCGCCGAGACGGCCCGCTGGTACCGGCACAACCGCTCGTGGTGGCAGCCGTACGTCGCGGCGGCGTGA